A stretch of DNA from Acropora palmata chromosome 12, jaAcrPala1.3, whole genome shotgun sequence:
GAATGTTTTCTGTTCCTGTTTCGGTTAGCGATGGCAGATCTTCTGCAGGGCGGATGGAATACGTACCTGTCTTAATTTAGAGAAGATTGGGTACCAAATTTAAATCTTTTAACCACACCATCCCCCTCCACCTCACACCCCTCATCATCGACAGTTTGACCTACATTATCACCGACATCAGAACTAGTCCCATCAAATCGGGGTCTGTAACAAGTTGTGTGATGTATGAGTTTACAAGTTATAATTTGCATGATATCGGAAACTGAAATTTTTCTCCCTCcccaaacaaaattttagtAACTCTCCCAATTACAAACCAGTGATGCAATGAACATACATTTTTCACAGAAATCTTCCCTCAAATTGGTTTTAATTTATGAACCCTATTAGAAATTTATTGCAGAAGAAATGTGTCACTGAAACTATGATTCCATTTGATCTCATCCCTTTACAATCTACTTCATGTATTCTATTTCCATCTCAAGataatgtttttcatttctgttttaaGGGATTCTGGTCGCTGTTGGTGATGTTGTTACACAGCAGTTTGTCGAAAAGAAAGGAAGCCACCATGATTTTGTGAGAACAGCTCGCATGGGTGTGGTGGGTGTAATTGTTGCACCTGTGCTTAGAACATGGTTCTTGGCCCTTGACAGGATCTTTCCCGGAACTGCAAAGACTGATGGCCTAAAGAAGATGTTACTGGATCAGAGCCTCTTTGCACCATTTATgattggtttctttttcagtgTCACAGAAACTCTTGCTGGAAAGAGGCCATATGAAATTCACAAGATGCTGAAGGAGCGATATCTACAGACTTTGATCACAAATTACAAGATATGGCCTCTTGCACaaactattaattttacttttattccTATTCAGCATCGCATTGGCTTTGTTCAGCTTGTAGCAATATTCTGGAATGCATACATGTCTTGGATGGTTAACTTGCCACTTTCTGATGACACTGTACCAAGGATTAATGATGTGGAGTCAGTGCAGTGACTATGATGGGGAAGACATAAATGGAGAATGTAAATGTAGAATGTAGTAAATGCAAGTGCAAGaaagcaatgataataattattattattgtacgaACGTTGTTCCAAGGATTAACGATGTGGAGTCAATGCAGTGACTATGATGGGGAAGACATAAATGTAGAATGTAAATGCAAGTGCAAATAAGCACTTCTGCAAACACCACAAAAAATGTACTCATTGATATGCAAATGCTTACCTATGTAATGCAATATTTGCAACAGTCAATTAGATGAAACAGATGCTGCATCTCTCTCTGCTTGGggtgtaaataatttattcatataTGGATTTAAGTGCACTCAACCAAAATCCCATTAAGGTTTCAAGTTATCTTGTGTTAACATGGGAATATATTAAGAAATGGCAGCATCTTAGTGGAATGCCATTTGAAATGGGAtcattattagtagtagtagatCAACCTATGAGATAACACCTTCCTTGATCTGTGAAGTTTTTTCTATCCCATTCATTGTTTGTTTAAAATCAGGACTGGAGGTAGAGGTTAGGGTGCATGACACCAATCAGCAATTAGTTAATTGACTTCAAAGCACGAAGAATTACAAAACGAAACTACAGGATGCAATTCATGAACAAAAATTGGGatcaaatttctgttttgttccATTATGAAAATGGTGGTCGTCACAAAGATTTTGAATTCACATATTCCTTTTTCACATTTGTTTCGCTTGGAAGTTCTGCAGGGGTGTGGCTACCAACCCAGTTTCCTCATATTGGATCAACCACAGTTAAaggttcaatttttcatttgcacCCATATCCTTTCTGTCCACAAGAAATCTTGGTACAAGATTAAGATGAGATAACAAGACAAAAGACAAGTCAATCAAACACCTCATTGAGatataattaataattcattttgATGGGAAAAGAAACAGAAGGAAGCATTATTTGCCTTTATAAATGGCTAAATATTTTTGATGTCACTCTAGCTCGATGGTCACAACCATTTCCAACCCACCAAAAGAAACTACAAACACTATCACTTAACTGCTAAAACGGCCATGATGGTGaccctaaacaaaggaacagcaaccatgttggtgtccccagATAATCCTCTGAGAATTGAACTCCTTCCCAGCTGTCAGAGATGCCAGGTAGTATCTGAAAGCTAAGCATGCTCACGCTAAGAGTGACCTCTGCCTTTGGGCTAATATCTAGGAGAGCATCGTCAAGACAGAGTGTTCTGGCAACATGTCCAGAGGTATTATCGCTAGGTTCGCCATTTTTGCAGGAAATTGGCATGTGCATATTTCGTTCGTATCATATAGAacaccacatggaagaaaaaCTGATTCAACTTTGTACTTTACATGCCATATCGACAAACAATCATATTAAGCAGAACAAGCTGCTGAGCGACCGTTCACAAGTCCCCATTGTTTTGGTCTTGTGTTTTG
This window harbors:
- the LOC141860274 gene encoding mitochondrial inner membrane protein Mpv17-like, encoding MSIIARAWNTYQHLLVTNPWKTQIIGTGILVAVGDVVTQQFVEKKGSHHDFVRTARMGVVGVIVAPVLRTWFLALDRIFPGTAKTDGLKKMLLDQSLFAPFMIGFFFSVTETLAGKRPYEIHKMLKERYLQTLITNYKIWPLAQTINFTFIPIQHRIGFVQLVAIFWNAYMSWMVNLPLSDDTVPRINDVESVQ